Proteins encoded within one genomic window of Tigriopus californicus strain San Diego chromosome 12, Tcal_SD_v2.1, whole genome shotgun sequence:
- the LOC131891962 gene encoding uncharacterized protein LOC131891962, translating into METFPEIGVSDDRGRLIPDEGPESRVTRCRSWCFTYRWCVGILLVLSLILLGHALAIYYLYFKCNSADCIGLKMMTLNTWGMPKSLGSQFKEERMQAIGHEIAKGERDIYLLEELWMEPDYETIRASLPAGYHMTLFRQLALSTCDGHAGPEFCSGLSVISRFPLLETEFNSYTYHGDPLKAWIDGEWLARKGVGRVRIQPLKGLSVDLFVTHTAADPDPSHGYNNSYYRVRQVQELMDNYVKKATADVVLLGGDFNAGPNKTQGEPYGIIRGYMKNSIEEFFYKLLTWLNPQYATYGNTKNTFSNTFLPIIYDYIFYHARDESAVNVWTNLYEMPFFKFFLQKDHAISFSDHEAVEATVYVQKLR; encoded by the exons aTGGAGACGTTTCCCGAGATAGGCGTGTCTGACGACCGGGGGCGTTTGATTCCGGACGAGGGTCCGGAATCGCGTGTGACCCGTTGCCGCTCATGGTGTTTCACTTACCGTTGGTGCGTGGGGATCCTTCTCGTTCTGAGCTTGATCCTCTTGGGACATGCACTGGCCATCTATTACCtgtatttcaaatgcaattccGCGGACTGCATCGGCTTAAAAATGATGACCCTGAACACGTGGGGCATGCCCAAATCTTTGGGCTCACAGTTCAAAGAGGAGCGCATGCAAGCCATTGGGCACGAAATTGCCAAAGGCGAACGAGATATTTATTTATTGGAAGAGCTCTGGATGGAGCCGGATTATGAAACGATTCGCGCCAGCTTGCCGGCCGGCTACCACATGACCTTGTTTCGCCAGCTGGCTCTGTCCACGTGCGATGGGCACGCCGGTCCCGAGTTCTGCTCCGGGCTGTCGGTCATCTCACGCTTTCCTCTCCTGGAGACGGAGTTCAACTCCTACACCTACCACGGCGACCCTTTAAAGGCTTGGATTGATGGCGAGTGGCTGGCCCGCAAAGGCGTGGGGCGGGTACGGATCCAACCTTTAAAGGGCTTGAGCGTGGACTTGTTTGTGACGCACACGGCGGCCGATCCGGACCCGAGTCACGGCTATAATAACAGCTACTATCGGGTGCGACAGGTCCAAGAGCTCATGGATAACTATGTGAAAAAGGCCACGGCCGATGTGGTCCTTTTGGGGGGTGACTTCAATGCTGGACCCAACAAAACCCAAG GTGAGCCGTATGGCATCATCCGCGGCTATATGAAGAACAGCATTGAGGAGTTCTTTTACAAACTGTTGACTTGGCTGAACCCTCAATACGCTACGTATGGCAACACAAAGAACACCTTCTCCAATACGTTTTTGCCCATCATATACGACTACATCTTTTACCATGCTCGTGACGAGAGTGCCGTGAACGTGTGGACCAATCTGTACGAGATGCCTTTCTTCAAGTTCTTTCTGCAAAAGGATCATGCCATCAGCTTCTCGGACCATGAAGCCGTTGAAGCCACCGTTTATGTGCAAAAGTTGCGCTGA
- the LOC131892112 gene encoding uncharacterized protein LOC131892112 isoform X2, with the protein MLSESEKKNCTHGTFDCLEINYTDDEECQIKEITKMNIHHLSVEDRAMIALMLEPELERLTGKNLTPALVSGMRRYLNDSFLSTHIDNTGVYDMGIVMQLGQDLDEPWPLILHDSDGSRMDVYLEEGEMVLFEKTRVPHGRNKRMRGRYFDIMTVNYIME; encoded by the exons ATGTTGTCTGAGAGTGAGAAAA AGAATTGTACCCACGGAACTTTTGATTGCTTGGAAATCAATTACACTGACGACGAGgaatgccaaatcaaagagatCACCAAAATGAACATTCATCACCTCTCCGTGGAAGATCGGGCCATGATCGCCCTGATGCTGGAACCAGAATTGGAGAGATTGACAGGCAAAAACCTCACCCCGGCTTTGGTGTCTGGCATGCGACGATATCTCAACGACAGTTTTTTGTCCACTCACATTGACAACACGG GAGTATATGATATGGGAATTGTAATGCAACTTGGACAAGATCTGGATGAACCTTGGCCGTTGATCCTCCATGATTCAGACGGTAGCCGTATGGACGTGTATTTAGAAGAAGGAGAAATGGTGCTCTTCGAAAAGACCAG GGTACCACATGGCCGAAATAAACGAATGCGAGGTCGATACTTCGACATCATGACAGTGAACTACATCATGGAGTGA
- the LOC131892112 gene encoding uncharacterized protein LOC131892112 isoform X1, which translates to MIASAAALVTGSDTLGFSSEKSQVNNLIFIGSKRIQTALQSPWSNRPVMETRSSSLQIVILLLLSVNSAYPSQELFPSSFYCGDEELYCPKLVANGACLGLYQTPEGVTQFEPQLAIQTVLKCRQSCKEYWDIHQDKVEPTYRNLFHQIGGTNNVIKDYFGFEHNICDPSRHQTFHSRYTLLTSSFNAWTKNMTGAIHKNSAFRPQKAKVPPQIYAIVKGYHDEFNENIPVRENCTHGTFDCLEINYTDDEECQIKEITKMNIHHLSVEDRAMIALMLEPELERLTGKNLTPALVSGMRRYLNDSFLSTHIDNTGVYDMGIVMQLGQDLDEPWPLILHDSDGSRMDVYLEEGEMVLFEKTRVPHGRNKRMRGRYFDIMTVNYIME; encoded by the exons ATGATTGCGAGTGCTGCTGCTCTGGTAACAGGGTCGGACACTCTTGGTTTCAGTTCGGAGAAATCTCAGGTGAATAACCTGATTTTCATCGGCAGCAAACGAATACAGACAGCATTACAGAGTCCGTGGTCAAACAGACCAGTCATGGAGACACGatcctcttctcttcaaatagttattttattgcttttaagTGTAAATAGTGCATACCCATCCCAGGAACTTTTCCCTTCATCGTTTTATTGTGGTGACGAGGAGTTGTACTGCCCTAAGTTGGTGGCCAATGGGGCATGTTTGGGGCTCTATCAAACGCCAGAGGGCGTTACTCAATTCGAACCTCAGCTGGCCATCCAGACAGTTTTGAAATGTCGACAGAGTTGCAAAGAGTATTGGGACATCCATCAAGACAAAGTGGAACCCACATACAGGAATCTATTCCATCAAATTGGTGGCACAAACAATGTGATCAAGGACTATTTTGGATTTGAGCACAACATCTGTGATCCAAGCCGACATCAAACATTTCACTCCAGGTACACTCTGTTGACCAGCTCTTTCAATGCTTGGACCAAGAACATGACTGGAGCAATACACAAGAACAGTGCATTCCGTCCCCAAAAGGCTAAAGTACCGCCCCAAATATATGCCATTGTCAAGGGATACCATGATGAGTTTAATGAAAACATCCCTGTTAGAG AGAATTGTACCCACGGAACTTTTGATTGCTTGGAAATCAATTACACTGACGACGAGgaatgccaaatcaaagagatCACCAAAATGAACATTCATCACCTCTCCGTGGAAGATCGGGCCATGATCGCCCTGATGCTGGAACCAGAATTGGAGAGATTGACAGGCAAAAACCTCACCCCGGCTTTGGTGTCTGGCATGCGACGATATCTCAACGACAGTTTTTTGTCCACTCACATTGACAACACGG GAGTATATGATATGGGAATTGTAATGCAACTTGGACAAGATCTGGATGAACCTTGGCCGTTGATCCTCCATGATTCAGACGGTAGCCGTATGGACGTGTATTTAGAAGAAGGAGAAATGGTGCTCTTCGAAAAGACCAG GGTACCACATGGCCGAAATAAACGAATGCGAGGTCGATACTTCGACATCATGACAGTGAACTACATCATGGAGTGA